The following proteins are encoded in a genomic region of Amphiura filiformis chromosome 11, Afil_fr2py, whole genome shotgun sequence:
- the LOC140165087 gene encoding D(1A) dopamine receptor-like, with protein sequence METICRNGSNSSLCGDYTTQFEDFVPIVREPYQNIIGAIFILIIIILSILGNVAVILAIVRTPRLREELSSILLINLSLTDLLSATFVMPYTFVALLADEWLLGPEWCTGQCALNYCCIIVSMLTLSMISIDRHVAIVYPLRYASVITSPLIYAMSTYTWIQAFAFAAVPIVCKWVVYDYWEIVCAIDWDSYRDHGGLTYVIVAFVLCFMVPAGIMLVSYIRIYRAAKGHYRRRSCRQQMRTDPHQQKQERKVIISLAVVVVMFFICTTPFCVTKVIKIFFSSDVVPVWLNFVATYAQYIASATNPFIYGIFRTDFRKAFSRLICSIRVLPYNNNTNTNSINASDKLNNSVNTHQQYEVNMVKAQTEITLGNYSPASSQHA encoded by the coding sequence ATGGAGACTATTTGCAGAAACGGATCAAACTCGAGCCTTTGTGGCGATTATACAACTCAATTTGAAGACTTTGTTCCGATTGTCAGAGAACCTTACCAAAATATCATCGGTGctatctttatattaataatcatCATCTTATCCATATTAGGAAATGTTGCTGTAATCCTAGCTATAGTTCGGACACCTAGATTACGAGAGGAGCTGTCCAGTATTCTACTGATCAATCTAAGTTTAACGGATCTTTTGAGCGCAACTTTCGTCATGCCATACACCTTCGTCGCGTTGTTGGCCGACGAGTGGTTACTTGGCCCGGAATGGTGCACAGGGCAATGTGCGCTAAATTACTGTTGTATAATTGTATCAATGCTAACATTATCTATGATCAGTATAGACAGACATGTGGCTATTGTGTATCCGTTAAGGTACGCATCCGTTATCACATCTCCGTTAATTTACGCAATGTCTACTTATACTTGGATCCAAGCATTCGCGTTCGCAGCCGTACCGATTGTTTGCAAATGGGTTGTATATGACTATTGGGAAATTGTTTGCGCCATAGATTGGGACTCGTATCGTGATCATGGCGGTTTAACTTATGTTATCGTAGCGTTCGTCTTGTGTTTCATGGTACCAGCTGGCATCATGCTAGTGAGCTACATTCGAATTTACCGCGCTGCGAAAGGTCACTACAGACGGAGGTCATGTCGGCAACAGATGCGGACAGATCCTCATCAgcaaaaacaagaaagaaaagtAATCATAAGCTTAGCGGTAGTTGTAGTTATGTTCTTCATCTGTACCACTCCATTTTGTGTGACTAAAGTAATCAAGATATTCTTCAGTAGTGATGTAGTACCCGTATGGTTGAACTTTGTTGCCACATACGCCCAATATATCGCCAGTGCTACAAACCCGTTTATATACGGAATTTTCCGAACGGATTTCCGGAAAGCGTTTTCTAGATTAATATGTTCTATTCGTGTTCTGCCATATAACAATAACACTAATACTAACAGTATTAATGCTAGTGATAAATTGAATAATTCTGTTAATACTCACCAACAATAtgaagtgaacatggtgaaagcacAAACAGAAATCACTTTGGGTAATTATTCGCCGGCGTCGAGTCAGCATGCATGA